One Agelaius phoeniceus isolate bAgePho1 chromosome 6, bAgePho1.hap1, whole genome shotgun sequence DNA window includes the following coding sequences:
- the LOC129121880 gene encoding inositol 1,4,5-trisphosphate receptor-interacting protein-like 1, with the protein MDPIVFFFMLLKSLIQYPQPVAEGLDEETRLRMEVRAKHLERERLQLEQEVERHRQQQVQFLLLLAVVVVLVYILVLWFIGWKSSLRREEDEEENRGANEEEAGNVAANEEDDVGNEAVNEAEIAANNDVALAVQVEDDFDDRVGRVIMQRIRWPVQDLQRGCQWTTNLMDNYAVYFGHVLSNSFYPVLQRAIGVGSAFEGWSPREEDVVYRVLIPMTPPRGHSFHLELDSAGQRPVRNFRVRVQLECTCRREQQAEDMLCFLHHPEEELRRNQGPSLLHTLCTGSYLDVQKTARWFYQLVRAIWPALPQSHNWHLVLLPSTRSCQFKVTNGRESFRIEMLFGVRRDDSAVFVSSQTREAHTASTIWPESYAVAEAEFFKHIARQAPPDSLHLKCLQFFTRLPLGFSFSTYTMKTIVMHLLNVIPVSAWRRRDLLERLQDIIKSLRFCVQAKRLNHFIVGNPTLPQHIRVPADVQTCGSYNLLLRLAQQPDAHAQAIHEYQVLKRWYKRILLAED; encoded by the coding sequence atggatCCCATAGTGTTCTTTTTCATGCTCTTGAAAAGCCTCATCCAGTACCCACAGCCCGTGGCTGAGGGATTGGATGAGGAAACACGTCTGCGCATGGAAGTGCGTGCCAAACACCTGGAACGGGAGAGgcttcagctggagcaggaggtggagcGGCATAGGCAGCAGCAGGTGCAGTTCTTGCTGCTCTTAGCTGTTGTTGTGGTCCTGGTCTACATCTTGGTCCTGTGGTTTATTGGGTGGAAAAGCAGcctgaggagagaggaggatgaagaagaaaaccGTGGTGCAAATGAAGAGGAAGCGGGCAATGTTGCTGCAAACGAAGAAGACGATGTTGGAAACGAAGCTGTCAATGAGGCTGAAATTGCAGCAAACAACGATGTTGCACTTGCAGTCCAAGTAGAAGATGATTTTGACGATCGCGTTGGACGAGTTATAATGCAGCGCATCCGGTGGCCTGTACAGGACCTGCAGAGAGGCTGTCAGTGGACAACTAACCTGATGGACAATTACGCGGTTTATTTTGGACACGTCTTGTCAAACAGTTTCTACCCAGTCCTGCAACGAGCCATCGGGGTGGGCAGTGCCTTTGAGGGCTGGAGTCCCCGTGAGGAGGACGTGGTGTACCGCGTGCTCATCCCCATGACTCCTCCCCGAGGCCACAGCTTCCACCTGGAGCTGGACAGTGCAGGGCAGAGGCCCGTGAGGAACTTCCGTGTCCGCGTGCAGCTGGAGTgcacctgcaggagggagcagcaggctgaggacatgctgtgcttcctgcaccaccctgaggaggagctgaggaggaaTCAGGGTCCCAGCCTCCTGCACACCCTGTGCACCGGCTCCTACCTGGACGTGCAGAAAACTGCCCGCTGGTTCTACCAACTGGTGAGAGCAATCTGGCCAGCTTTGCCTCAgtcacacaactggcacttagtGCTGCTGCCCTCCACGCGCTCCTGCCAATTCAAGGTGACCAACGGCAGGGAAAGCTTCAGGATTGAGATGCTCTTCGGGGTGCGGAGAGACGACTCAGCCGTCTTCGTCAGCAGCCAGACCAGAGAGGCCCACACAGCAAGCACAATCTGGCCCGAGTCTTATGCTGTGGCAGAGGCTGAATTCTTCAAGCACATTGCCAGGCAGGCCCCTCCTGACAGCTTGCACCTGAAATGCCTGCAGTTCTTCACCCGACTTCCGCTGGGCTTCAGCTTTTCCACCTACACCATGAAGACCATTGTCATGCACCTGCTCAATGTCATCCCCGTCTCAGCGTGGCGCAGGAGAGACCTCCTAGAACGACTGCAGGATATCATCAAGAGCCTGCGCTTCTGTGTGCAAGCCAAACGCCTCAACCACTTCATTGTGGGGAACCCGACGCTCCCTCAGCACATCCGTGTACCTGCAGATGTTCAAACGTGTGGGTCGTACAATCTTCTCCTTCGCCTGGCGCAGCAGCCGGACGCCCACGCCCAGGCCATCCATGAGTACCAGGTTCTGAAAAGGTGGTACAAAAGAATCCTTCTTGCTGAAGATTGA